The following proteins come from a genomic window of Anopheles ziemanni chromosome 3, idAnoZiCoDA_A2_x.2, whole genome shotgun sequence:
- the LOC131284259 gene encoding uncharacterized protein LOC131284259 yields the protein MKLMVIFLLPIVATVGVVCSVGQSRGLFPAMTTLQLTMCTVTNGRLFKPEKKEYPVRRLGINLGFQVNYNLPFRLLDFYKPAYWARALVGVVNGQFRPTTVVSGRNFKRAVTHKDSDLTAGQLYRAAEELMQAMQFGSDCLAKSVCELAHSPFHREINQEDLLTDVAHFLLTPSVHRAFGETEYRDRNIYEMAENLGASGADCELIYEKCPKSLLEHYSKFD from the exons ATGAAACTGATGgtcatttttttgcttcccatcGTGGCGACGGTTGGAGTGGTTTGTTCCGTCGGTCAATCGAGAGGATTGTTTCCCGCAATGACCACCCTACAG CTCACGATGTGCACCGTTACGAATGGACGTCTGTTCAAGCCTGAGAAAAAAGAGTACCCCGTCCGGCGACTTGGCATCAATTTGGGCTTCCAGGTCAACTACAATCTTCCGTTTCGGCTGCTGGACTTCTACAAGCCGGCCTACTGGGCCCGTGCTCTGGTCGGTGTGGTCAACGGGCAGTTCCGTCCGACGACCGTCGTTTCTGGGCGCAACTTCAAACGGGCCGTTACGCACAAGGATTCCGATCTGACCGCGGGCCAGTTGTACCGCGCGGCGGAGGAACTGATGCAGGCGATGCAGTTCGGCTCCGACTGCCTGGCGAAGAGTGTTTGCGAACTTGCCCACAGTCCATTTCATCGGGAAATTAATCAAGAGGATCTGCTGACAGATGTTGCACATTTTTTACTAAC GCCCTCCGTACATCGAGCGTTCGGCGAGACTGAATACCGTGATCGGAACATATATGAAATGGCCGAAAATCTTGGCGCAAGTGGGGCCGACTGCGAgcttatttatgaaaaatgtccCAAATCGTTACTGGAGCACTATTCAAAATTTGATTAA
- the LOC131284262 gene encoding uncharacterized protein LOC131284262: MTVAIFYGSTKPLNVEEYLRSMIEEMNFLIEHGIVINGKNIAIKLRAIIADTPARSFVKGIVGHTGYAGCMKCTVHGEYNKAGRTVVFPGVNAPKRTDQGFREHEYPKHCKVRTPLLDLRGFDMINDVIVADRLHLIDLGVMKRLLIGWRDGSLGTKRWSTTQCDQITGALGIIKLPIEIHRPLRPIVYAGRWKGSEFASFLHYASIVVLKEHVSQDCYQHFLLFFCGVTLLSSSVYRRKWPLAGQLLEQFVAQYSVVYGERYVGSNVHNLQHIYEEVARLGPLPSLSTYPFENELQHLKGLLRGGNKNLEQAINRLSELDNFHMSSYKESMAPNTPLCRENGKFSILRVRRNFVLRNDSRNCWFLTKDNNIMRDSFNCFNSSSQSMGEN, encoded by the exons ATGACGGTTGCCATTTTTTACGGATCCACGAAGCCCCTAAACGTCGAAGAATACCTGCGTTCGATGATAGAGGAGATGAATTTCCTTATCGAGCATGGAATCGTcataaatggaaaaaacataGCGATCAAACTACGGGCCATTATCGCGGACACTCCTGCCAGATCGTTCGTAAAAG GTATTGTTGGACATACAGGCTACGCAGGGTGCATGAAGTGCACTGTACATGGGGAGTACAATAAAGCTGGCCGCACTGTTGTGTTTCCCGGCGTAAACGCACCCAAAAGAACAGACCAGGGATTCCGGGAGCATGAATACCCGAAACATTGTAAGGTTCGGACGCCGCTGCTAGATCTTCGTGGTTTCGACATGATTAATGATGTCATTGTCGCGGACCGCTTGCATCTTATTGACCTAGGTGTAATGAAACGCTTACTAATTGGGTGGCGTGATGGTTCCTTGGGTACGAAACGTTGGTCAACAACACAGTGCGATCAGATTACGGGAGCTTTGGGGATTATCAAACTCCCCATTGAAATACATCGACCACTGCGCCCTATCGTGTACGCTGGAAGATGGAAAGGATCCGAGTTTGCATCGTTCTTACACTACGCAAGTATTGTGGTGTTGAAGGAGCATGTGTCGCAAGACTGCTATCAGCATTTTCTGCTATTTTTTTGTGGAGTGACACTTCTGTCGTCCTCAGTGTACCGTCGGAAGTGGCCATTGGCCGGACAACTGCTGGAGCAATTTGTAGCGCAGTACAGTGTGGTCTATGGTGAACGTTACGTAGGCAGCAACGTCCACAACCTGCAGCACATCTACGAAGAAGTGGCTCGTCTTGGTCCCCTTCCGTCCTTGTCTACGTACCCCTTCGAGAACGAATTGCAGCATCTAAAAGGTCTTTTGCGTGGCGGTAACAAAAATTTGGAACAGGCCATAAATCGATTGTCCGAATTAGACAATTTTCATATGTCTTCTTACAAGGAATCGATGGCACCAAACACACCTCTCTGTCGTGAaaatggaaagttttccatcctACGTGTTCGCAGGAACTTTGTGCTACGGAATGATAGCAGAAACTGTTGGTTTTTAACAAAAGACAACAACATTATGAG AGACTCATTCAACTGCTTCAATTCATCGTCGCAGTCAATgggtgaaaattga